The genomic window GCCAGATTCACCTGCATTCGCTTCGTGCCTCTAGTCACCAGAGTCTGAGTTTTTAGGTTCTAAGAAACTCGTATTTTTGTTGCATACAATAGTGGTAGGATATTCTGCTTATGTACTATTTAACCTGAGCCCGAATGTGTTGCAAAAATTCATAGTATGACAAACTAGATTCACTGCGATCGTCGGTTAATCTCTCGATGAACTGGCCCTTGGCCGTGCTCGTGTCCctttaatttaagttaaaatgATTAGCGAGGTATTAACACCTTTTTGATAATGGTCCAACTTACCTAATTATCTGCACCAGCGCCGAGTAAGGCTTATCGTAGTTGAGTCGCAATATAAAGCGCTTCAGCACATCGTTCTCGTTGCTCACAACATTTGGCAATCCGTAAATGTAGTCACCTAGCTCTGCAGTGGAGCTGATTCCTGAAATTAGAAACAGGTAAGTAACACAAATTGCTTGGATTTAAAGATCATACCCAGCACAGCTTCCAAAACATCAGGCGGCACATTTAGGCCGACATAGATCATTATCAGCGTGCCGCAATCCATCAGGAATATTGACCGCGAATCCAAGCTATAGAAGTAAATCCATTGTTGTTAACGAAAGTCAAAAATCATATAAACGTTACTCACTGTTCCGCGGACAATTGTAGACGCGGCAGCTCCGGCAACGgttcgtcctcgtcctcgtcgtctTCCTGGTTCGAACTAATGTTCGAGTTTCGGGCGTGGTAAATCAACGCATCGATCTTGTACAGCTCTGGGTACACGTACTTCATTAGCTGGTCCAGCGGTAGCGTCTTCATGCAATCCATAGCGTAGACCCGATCATCCAGTCGTGTGCTAGTTCCCACACGGAAAGCGGGCTAGTAGACAAACGAGTTTAGCTGTGCTAACTAAggtaatttttaaaaaacttacGTGCTTAAGCAGGGCCAATATGTAGAGCGGGAGCAACGCCAGGCTGCGCGGTGCTATCAGCTGGCCTGACTGTCCCGATGGCAGATTTTGTGCTATCTTGAAGGCATTGTACACGTCGATCGTAGCATTAATGAATGCGTCGCGGGCGTCCGACAAGTTGGAAGCGACCGACCGGTCAACGGCCATTTTCGACAACAGTCCGATGATAGCTTCCGTGTCTGCTGAGTGCATTACCTCTGGAAGCGAAGCGGTCACCGGCAAGCAAACGGTGTGCACCCGGATTCGACGCTCTCCTTCGCTGTTCGTATAGAGCAGCGCAGCTTGGAAGCAAATCGTTTTCGCGTCCGTGAGGCTCTCGTCGTAGGAGATCTGCATGCCATATCCCGCATCCGGATTCACGTTTGGAAGCGAGAGCAGGTCCGTGGAGCGCACAAAGAAGTTTCCGTGGAATGTATGCACCTGCAGGCCGCGAGTGCAGCGGATTCGCATTACAGCCTCAAATCCGATTTTCCTGGTAAGATAGCGCTTGAAGCACGCCCGGAACGATTCTACCATATGTGGCTTGGTCTTCTGGTAGAGCGGGAAGTGGTGGACACAGCCGCCGCTGTGTTTGCTAATGCCAGCTATTgggaaaattttaataaaataagtttACGGAGCTCTATTAAGATAACTCAAAGAAATTAAGCAAAACGGATGTTTGATTTTACATTATTAGGAGTCACTTACAGATGGTTGCCATGTCGCTGTACTGCTGGTTCATCAGGAAGAGGTCACAGGCTATCTGATAGCCGGAGCATTCCAGGGCGAAGCGCTTGTAAAAGTCGGTTGCCGGATTAAGGTGGGCCACGTCCTTTGCCGAACGGTTGTTGGGATCTTCACGCGGCTCCAAGGCTCCGGGTCCCTTGTTGGGAAGGCACGATTGAAAGACGGTTATCCGTCCGCCTGATGCTTGCTGTAAGCAGAACCATTCACAATGATTAAGActtctcttttgttttgagCAACTGAACTAACCATTAGCTTGAAAGCCACCTGCAGAGCGGCACCCAAGGCGGAACCTGGATCGTGGGTGTGGGCAAATCGCTTCGGCAGCTGCTTTAACAGATCACGCACCAGCTCCTTGCACTCTTTCAGGTTTACAAGCAAACTGTCAGGTCGTGGCAGGAAGGGGTCGTCGATGTCCAGCAGCGTCATTTCATGCGGCTGGTTGAGCCCCTCGGCCATGCTGTAGAAGTGCACGAAGCTGTCGTAGCAGATGAATCCCACCTGAGTTCTTGCGTCCCCGGGCATCTCGTCTAGGTGCCGGTTGAGCACGGCGCAAGCGGCCTCCAGATAGCCACTCTGCTGCGCGATTATTGAGACATCAAAAAGAAACAGGTACATGGCCGGCTGAGGCGGTCGCAACATGTACTCCGAAGGAGCAATAAACTCTATGGTGCTAGAGCGTACCTCGGGCCTTCGGGTTACGTCGCCATATGTCTTAGTGGCCGGATCGAATTGAAAGTCATCGGGCACTGCATTTgaaaaataacttttgatTACTAAATCCATGTTATGCGGGGAATTCTTTTCAATTACATTCGTTGACCCGATAGCACAGATTGCACTTCCACATCTTGCTGTCCACGAAGTAAACGAAGGGATTAATGTATGTGCGGCAAAGCCGGCAACGCACAATGTTGATGCACTGAATTACAGGGAGGCTCTGTGGGAAGATTGCCAAGTAAATCTTTCAGATCAAATTATGTTCAATAAAATTCTTACATTCACATCGCGGAAGGGATGTATCACAATGCCCAGAGGCAGGCGCGACTTCTGCAGCAGAGAGTTGCTCTCGGGGATCTTGGTCAGCGTACAACGCATAATGCTTGGGCTACAGTTTATGGACTCGTGGAACTGGTTGTGCAGTACCACTTTTGGCGGAGGCAACGTTGCCGGCGATAAGATATGCCGGTTCTGCATCAGGTCGATTGTATCCTGTCCCCACAGTCTGCTAAATCCCTGCTGAGCCACATTTAGTGGAGCAGTGTTTCCATATGGCCCCCCAGGACCGGTCTGGGGTGGTTGCTGAGGTTGTTGTCCGTAAACCTGAGGAGGCGCCTGTGCCTGATACTGCAGCGGAGCTCCAGTGGGTTGGGCTCCGAACATTCCCGGCGGCGGTGCCTGCACTGCAGACTGAGGAGGTAGTGGTTGCTGCTGTGGTGCTGGTAGATAAGCCTGGGAGTATGGATACGACTGTAAAGGCTGCTGGGCTGGAGGCAGCAAGGGTTGGGCTCCCGGCGCCGCTGCATTTGCTAAGCTCGGTGGCCATACCGCTCCTACTCTTGGTGGCGGCGGTGCTTGCTGCAGATTGTTGTTTTGCTGGCTCTGCTGCTCGGGGTTAGTCGGAGGGGGTACTCCGTATTGTATTCGTTGGGCCGCTGGTGTTGGCGTTGGTCTACCGGGAACCGATGCACTTCCGAACATTTTGGCCGGATTGGGAACCAAATTGGGAGGTTTTTGTCCACTAAACGGCGTCGCCATAGAATTGGGAACTACTGGTGCTGCACCTCCGCCGGCTGCCAATAAACTGTTGGCGTCGTTAAACTGCGGTGGACCCGCTTGGGCCGAGGCCACTCCCCTACCATCCTTCTGTGTTAGAGGTTGGTACTGTTGCTGGGGCTGTGGCACAACGCTGGTACCTCCATTTGCTCGAGTGGTGTTCAAGTTGAGATTTCCCAGATTGCTCGTCAAGTTGGCCAGAGATTGGTTCACCGGTTGGGGCGAAGGACGCAATCCCGACGCCAGGGGCGGATTGTTCAGCGCTGCGGCGATTGGTCCTTGAGCGTATTGAGGGGCAGCTCCCACTGGCCTTGGGGAGGCAGTGCGCGAGGAATTCGCACTGGACGCCCCATTGCTGCCGTTAGTAAGGGGTGGACCGTTAACGGTGGGCGGACGCAGATGGGGCGGCAAAGTGCTGGGCGGCAGTTGCTGCAGAGGTGTAGCTGCTCCAGACGTGGGCGGCAAGAACTGGTTCGCAATACCACTGTTGAACTGCTGCGGCGGTGGCAGATTACCTGGCGCTCCTCCTCCCGGAAAAGCTGCTGCAGGAGGTGGTTGCTGGAACTGTTGTGGCTGCTTCTGTGGTATATAAGGTGGAGAACCTGGCTGCTGCTCGACGCTTCCTTGCACACCATTCACTGGATTATTTCCGTTCAGAGGCATGGGAACGTGGGCGGGAGGCACGAAGTTCGGATTGTAGGTCGACATGCTGCTAATTCATAGGTTTGTGGTCTGAAAGATGaagaattacattttgtttagtTGCTATCTTATCACTGGCAAAGATTACGTTTCTGCCGAACATGCCGACAGTTAACTAGGAATTATCTTATCGTTCAATGACAAAATACGCGTAACTTGAGCAATGTGCGGTTGATAAAAGTTGTAAAGATCTCAAATGGGATGCTTTTCCAGCTGACAGACAATGTAGAAATTGCAGTAATAGCTGATCAAATGGAATGTGAAATTCTGCTTTAATGGGgctttattattaacttttgAACTAGTCTGGCTGCGTAGGTAAATGTCTTGAGCCAGTGTTTACAGAACTGTGTCTACGTCAACAGCGAGTCGGAAATAGTGTGATAATTGTATCATATTTGGCTGTTTAAACAGCTTCGACAGCAGATCGCTATGGGTTATATGTGATGTACAGCGTATGAGTGTACGTGTTCCAAGTACTTGACCTCGCCATCCACGATCGCAGAAGGTGAGTCGGTGTGGTTGGTGACCCAGATGCACTGGAAGCCAGCAGGAAGAGAAAGGATTCGTCTTCAAAACAAAGCGAATTTTTGATGACGTGCCTATTGGCGAACACAacccgccacgcccaccacctCAACACCCACTTAAACTAATTGGGGCAATCAAGGCATATCGAATGGGGTGTCCATAACATGGTTACCAATCACTTATCACTTTTTCGAGCTTCAGTTTTCAGTGACATGTAGTTTCTCGACCAGCACTTGCACTTTGTAGTTGCCTCTTCTTCTTGCGCCCTTTTATTGGCGATTTTGCTGCGGACTTTAAATTGGCTTTTCTCGACGGAAAAGCCTTTTTAGCTGTAGAGACCACTGGCTGGACACTTtcaaaaaaatctttttgaaTCCTGGGATGATTTTTCCTCCGCGAAGGAAAATTAAACGATTTTCGCACTACCCTACGCTCTCTCCACTTACAAACTTCCTTCTGCACTAGGTTCTTTCTTACACAATTTCTGGCGCTTCTCGCGTGCTCCGGATGGATGCGAACAGGTCCTAGATTGGCAGGCGTATTCTTTGGACTTGGCGTCGTACACTGCTATGCACAATTACCTTAAATgcaaactttttgcattttccggAGAACAAAAAATTTTGAGGCCACGTCAATAGTGTGACCGTACGTTTTAAAAAAGAGATGACACTGCTCTAGGTCGCCTATCAACGAGCACAACAAAAGTTTCGATTGCAAATAAAAGGATATCGATTCCAATGgtaacattatttttgttacAATTCAAATTTTACGAAATGGTAATTTAGTGTAAATGagcaaataatataacataTGTAGACCGGCATAAActtcatttcaattaaaaaccTATAACATTcagaaatataataaaaaagtcTATGAATGATGTGTAcatttcaaaattgtttagTATTGGTAAGCCCGAAATATAAAATCCATCACAACTGCTTAAAGAACAAATCGCTTTATTATCAATACTCGTATCCGTTTTAATCAATCCGTTTGGGGTATTTGCTCAATTTCTTGATTAACACGTtggttaaaaagaaaattgaaaaaaatatatacatgtTATACCTGGGCTTGGATATAAGTTCCAATTAAAGCCCTCGGCATTACAATTCGTTTAATCTACAGGGTAACTAGTTCGTTAAATATTACTTTAAATCAATTTCGAAGCGTATTTACTTTATTCGTTTCATTTTGCGTTAACTTTGCGTGAGAGTAGTCGGTAGATTTGCTGTGTGGGTGGTGTTGCTTCCTGGCTCGTaagttaaaaattaaatttatagttaacttttaaatgtttcttgGATTTCGGGTTTCAATTGTGTTTTATTACAGTACGGTATAAAGGTATGTCTGCAGCGGACTGTTAGTaaagctttatttattgtgacAAGTGGAATTTGAAACATAATACTAAAGgtaattgtatttaatttataaactatGCGATCGGGAAATCATTGTGCACCGTGTTTTTAAAGTCCGTTGGTCTGTTGAGGTCTTGGAAACAAGCGAAGGGGCAGTATCTGTCAGATACTAGCGTGTCGGTATTGTATTTTGTCTATAGCAGAatcttttatttcaaaaatagaGTCTCTATCCTTAAATTACTATCATTTCGTAATCTACAACTTTTGATATATCCCTTTATGTATTGGATTTCTTTCTTTGTTGCTAGTTAGTAAATGTAAGTAATGTAAAAGGTGTCATTGTGTTGCAGTTTACTGCGATTGCCTTTGAAACACACTAGTACTTAGTAGTAAATAATAATCGTTAATTGTGTATAGAAACtgtgagtgtttgtttttctgtcTCCGCTGAGCTGTCGAGCTTAACTCGCGTTTCAACCTAATGAGCAGagcctttttttttcctttttctctgtgtatattatttacaattaataacCAGACCATGGAGGCTTTTCTAGATGTTGCTCTAGCTTTTCCTGCATTCGTTACGTCGTATCATCAGTGTTGAGAGGTTTGCGCACTTGTGGAATTAAACATATAGTTGAGGCTCGTTCTTGATATGATCCATATAAATAGACGTTTTTGGTGTTGTTGCCCTCGATGTCAGTCGGAGGCATTATCTCTTGGCCTCTTTCTCCTGCAAATACATGCGCTGACTCAGCGGTTTGGCGTAGATCCAGTTGTCGCCCACGGGCTTAAAGTGCTGTGGAGGAATATTATCTGTAAACGGATTAACATTATATCGGAGTGGCGTACCTTGTGCTCCCAGGCCAGATCGTATTCCTTGCGCACCTTGGCTTGATCTCGCTGCTGTTGCTCGACAACGAATTTGGCAGTTGTAGCGCGCTCGATGTCATTGAACCTGCGGAAAGCAACGAACAAAGAGATTACATTTTCAGGCCGTGCAATTGAGGGTCAGGGGTTAATTGGCAGATTGGTATGCTGTTTACTTGAGTCCCGCTGTCACTTCCTTCCAAACGCGCCGCGATTCGTACTCATCCTGCTCAACGATTGGTCGAACTTGTTTCTTAAATATGGGTATGCGATTTACGTCGACGAATACTTCGGTTTTCTAGAAAATTCAAGAGATTCATTCAGATTCACTATGTGGTCAAGCTGATTGGGACTGGGTGTAATACTGAACACACAACAatcatacatatacataagtacAGATAGCAACAATTTGAATACAACATTGGACAATCAGGCATAGGATTATTTTGTGGGTTCGATTTTCTAGACAAACAAAGTAAACACACAGTGGAAATGCTCCCGAGCTATTTAAGAGAAAAGCAGAAGAATCGTGGATAGTAAGTAGAGGTATAGGTGGGGTGTGAAGGGTGGATGTGGCTGTCAACTCGTGGAGATGTTTGTTGCAGCATTTGGCGCAGTATGCGGAGGAAGAAGTACAAGTAAAGGGTCAACATTTACAGAAACAATATATAATAGTACACTACAAACATAAACCAAACATATTTTGGACCACTTACGTTTTTATCATGCCACTTGGCCTCCATCAAACCGCTCCACTCGCCGGAAATAGAGACAAAAGGTTTCTTTTCGCTGGGCGCATAAACCTAAGAATTTTCCGAATTAATACAAAATCTAGATGCACATTAAGAGTTCAGAGCTAGTCACCTCTGCAGAAATCCTATTACGTTTGCCGCCATAGAATGGCTTGGTGAGGAACTCCACGTTGGCATAGTATCCAGATTGTGGGCACTTGATCTCCACCGAACCGCCGAGCTCAATCCAAGGCACCGTTAGAATAGACCTAGGTTATGGAAATATTCTTAAGTTGTCTGAAACCAGAAATACCACGTTCTC from Drosophila yakuba strain Tai18E2 chromosome 2L, Prin_Dyak_Tai18E2_2.1, whole genome shotgun sequence includes these protein-coding regions:
- the LOC6528827 gene encoding protein transport protein Sec24A produces the protein MSTYNPNFVPPAHVPMPLNGNNPVNGVQGSVEQQPGSPPYIPQKQPQQFQQPPPAAAFPGGGAPGNLPPPQQFNSGIANQFLPPTSGAATPLQQLPPSTLPPHLRPPTVNGPPLTNGSNGASSANSSRTASPRPVGAAPQYAQGPIAAALNNPPLASGLRPSPQPVNQSLANLTSNLGNLNLNTTRANGGTSVVPQPQQQYQPLTQKDGRGVASAQAGPPQFNDANSLLAAGGGAAPVVPNSMATPFSGQKPPNLVPNPAKMFGSASVPGRPTPTPAAQRIQYGVPPPTNPEQQSQQNNNLQQAPPPPRVGAVWPPSLANAAAPGAQPLLPPAQQPLQSYPYSQAYLPAPQQQPLPPQSAVQAPPPGMFGAQPTGAPLQYQAQAPPQVYGQQPQQPPQTGPGGPYGNTAPLNVAQQGFSRLWGQDTIDLMQNRHILSPATLPPPKVVLHNQFHESINCSPSIMRCTLTKIPESNSLLQKSRLPLGIVIHPFRDVNSLPVIQCINIVRCRLCRTYINPFVYFVDSKMWKCNLCYRVNELPDDFQFDPATKTYGDVTRRPEVRSSTIEFIAPSEYMLRPPQPAMYLFLFDVSIIAQQSGYLEAACAVLNRHLDEMPGDARTQVGFICYDSFVHFYSMAEGLNQPHEMTLLDIDDPFLPRPDSLLVNLKECKELVRDLLKQLPKRFAHTHDPGSALGAALQVAFKLMQASGGRITVFQSCLPNKGPGALEPREDPNNRSAKDVAHLNPATDFYKRFALECSGYQIACDLFLMNQQYSDMATISGISKHSGGCVHHFPLYQKTKPHMVESFRACFKRYLTRKIGFEAVMRIRCTRGLQVHTFHGNFFVRSTDLLSLPNVNPDAGYGMQISYDESLTDAKTICFQAALLYTNSEGERRIRVHTVCLPVTASLPEVMHSADTEAIIGLLSKMAVDRSVASNLSDARDAFINATIDVYNAFKIAQNLPSGQSGQLIAPRSLALLPLYILALLKHPAFRVGTSTRLDDRVYAMDCMKTLPLDQLMKYVYPELYKIDALIYHARNSNISSNQEDDEDEDEPLPELPRLQLSAEHLDSRSIFLMDCGTLIMIYVGLNVPPDVLEAVLGISSTAELGDYIYGLPNVVSNENDVLKRFILRLNYDKPYSALVQIIRDTSTAKGQFIERLTDDRSESSLSYYEFLQHIRAQVK